Below is a window of Candidatus Woesearchaeota archaeon DNA.
ACCAAACAGAAAAGATGCTTAAAGAATATGGTGACAAAGTAGAAAAAGAAACTAAAGAAAAGGTAGAAAAAGGCATTGAAGAATTGAAAGAAGCTTTAAAGTCTGAAGAAACTGCAAAAATAAAAGAAAAGCTTGACAAATTAAATGAAACTGCTCAAGAAATTGGTGCTAAAATGTATGAAAAACTAAAGAAAGAGCAACTAACTCAAGAACAAGGAAATGCAGAAACAAGCAATGATGACAATGTAGTTGATGCAGACTATGAGATGAAAGATAAAGACAAAAAAGACTAAAAATAATAAGAATTAAAAAGAGGTGTTAACTTTTTAATTTTATATGAATAAAAAAGACTATTACGAAGTACTTGGATTAAGTAAAGGTGCTTCAAAGGAAGATATAAAGAAGGCTTACAAAAAGCTAGCTAAACAGTATCATCCTGATATAAGCAAAGATAAGGGCACAGAAGAGAAATTTAAAGAAATATCTGAAGCTTATGCTGTTCTTTCTGATGATAATAAAAGAAAACAGTATGATCAATTTGGACATGCTGGATTTGATCAAAGATATTCTCAAGAAGATATATTTAGAAATGCCCACTTTGAAGATATATTTAGTGAAATATTTGGAAGAAATTCTGGAGATCAAGAAGATTTCTTTGGTGGAAGTATATTTGATATGTTTTTTGGGGGTAGTCAAAGAAAACAAAGAGGTGCGGATTTAAGATATGATTTGGAAATCACATTAGAAGAAGCTGCAAGAGGTGTAAAGAAAACTTTGCATTATGAAAGATTAGAAAAATGTAAAGAATGTAAAGGTACTGGTGCTGAAGAGGGAAAAACTGAAACATGTAAACATTGCAATGGTACTGGACAATATAAACAAGTTCAAAGAACTCCTTTTGGATTGTTTGCACATACATCAAGATGTGGAGAGTGTAATGGTTCTGGAAAAATTATAATTAAAAAATGTAAAAAATGTCATGGACATGGAAAAATTAATTCTCAAAAAGAAATTCAAGTAAGTATTCCTGCAGGTGTAGATAATGGAATGCAATTAAGATTAAATGGTGAAGGTGAAACTGGAAGTCATGGGACTGGAGATTTATATGTTTTTATTCATGTTTTAGAATCTGAAATATATGAAAGAAGAGGCATGGATTTGTATACTAATACTAAAGTTTCTTTTGCTGATGCAACACTAGGAACAATAATTGAAGTTCCTACATTAGAAGGAAATGCGGAATTAAAAGTTCCAGCAGGAACACAACCAGGAACATTATTTAGATTAAAATCAAAGGGTATGCGTAGGGTAAATAGTTCTGTAAGAGGAGATTTGTATATTAAAGTTAATGTTGAAGTTCCTCAGTCTTTAAGCAAAAGACAAAAAGAATTAATTGAGGAATTAAAAGAAAATGAATCAAAGAAAAAGTCTATATTTGAAAAG
It encodes the following:
- the dnaJ gene encoding molecular chaperone DnaJ; the protein is MNKKDYYEVLGLSKGASKEDIKKAYKKLAKQYHPDISKDKGTEEKFKEISEAYAVLSDDNKRKQYDQFGHAGFDQRYSQEDIFRNAHFEDIFSEIFGRNSGDQEDFFGGSIFDMFFGGSQRKQRGADLRYDLEITLEEAARGVKKTLHYERLEKCKECKGTGAEEGKTETCKHCNGTGQYKQVQRTPFGLFAHTSRCGECNGSGKIIIKKCKKCHGHGKINSQKEIQVSIPAGVDNGMQLRLNGEGETGSHGTGDLYVFIHVLESEIYERRGMDLYTNTKVSFADATLGTIIEVPTLEGNAELKVPAGTQPGTLFRLKSKGMRRVNSSVRGDLYIKVNVEVPQSLSKRQKELIEELKENESKKKSIFEKISEAVMFLF